CGGGCTCTCGGTCGGCACGGCGGAGTTGCGGCCGAAGGTGCGCGGACGCGCCTCCTCGACCGGCGCGGCCGTCGACGCCGGCGGGGCGGCGGGCGGCGGCACGAGGACGGTCGAGCCGCCGGGCGCCGTCGGCGCGGCCGGTGGCTGGATCACCGGGCCGGCGCCGGGCGCGCCGCTGGAGCCGCCGGCCGGCGGCACGGCGCCGGGACGCGGCGGCAGCGGCACCGGCAGCGCCGACGGCGGGCTCGTGGGGGTCTGCGCGATCTGCGGACCGCTGGGCGGCGCGGCGCGGCCGGGACGGTTGGCGGTGCGCGCGGCCTCGGCGGCGCGCTGCTCGGGCGTCGGCACGGAGGCGACCGAACGGCCGCTCTCCGGATCCACGGTGGCCTCGGCCGGGGTCGGGACCGGCGCTGCGGGCGCCGCGGTCGGCGCCGGCGTAGAGGTCGGCGGCGAACCGGAACCGAACAGGCGGCCGAAGAAGCCGGGCTGGGCCGGCTCGGGCGGCTTCGGCTGGGCCTGCGCCTCGGCCTCGCTGCGCGCCTGCGCCTCGAGCTCCATGGCGCGGCGGCGGTTCAACTCGTCGGCAGACGTGTCGGACGGATCGACCGGGCGCGCGCGGGGCGCCTGGCGGCCGGGCGCCTGGGCCTCCTGCGGCCGGTTGACGCTCATGCCCGGCGACTGCTGGGCCGAGGCGTCGCGGCCGACCGACAGGCCCGCCAGCGCGATGAGGGCGAGCGTCGCGACCGCGCGCGGCAGGCTCCGTCCGTCGTTCGAGGCGGCGAGCGTCATGGTTTTACTCCTACTATCGGGCTTCCGCCCATGCCGGGGATGCTGGCGCCGGCGCCCTGGGGCGCCGCGCCCGCCGACGCGGCGGCGCCACGGATGATGGTGACCGCGCCCTCGCCCTGGACGGGCGGCGGCGGCGCGCTCGGGCCGGCCGGCGCCGCGATCACGGGCGTCGGTCCGCGCGAGCCCTCCTTGGCGCCGAGCAGCTGGCTGACCTCGTTGTCGCGCGTGAAGGTGCGCTCCTCCTGCTTCTCGCCCTCCGGCTCCTGGAGGCTGCGCAGGCTGAGCGACAGCTTGCCCATGTCCTGGGCCAGCGTGATGATCTCGCTCTGCTTCGGCGTGACCTCGAGCGTCGCGGTCTTGGCGATCTGCGGCGGCTCGCCCGGCCGCGACTCGAGCCGCTGGTCCATGGCGATGACCCGGATGTCGCTGAGGATGGTCTCGCTGGCGTAGCGTTCCTTCTCGCCGTCCTTGGACGGGGTGATGGTGTGGGTCAGCAGCAGGTCGACGCGGTCGCCGGCGAACACGAAGCCGGAGATGCCCGACGTCGCCGTCACCGGCACCGACACGGCGCGCGTGCCCGGCTGCAGCACGGCGGCCATGAACCCGCGGGTTCCCGGCAGCACGACGCGGCCCTCGGTGATCGGCTCGCCGGCCGAGACCGGCGCGCGCGCCACGGCGCCGACGAAATCCGACAGCGGCCGGCGGCCCTCGACGATGTAGCTTGGCGACAGCGTGCCTTCCGGCCAGGGCTGCCAGCGCAGGTCGTCCGGCTTGACGATCTGCCCGGTGCGGATGTCGGTGCGCGCCACCAGCACCTGGAGCGCGGGCTTGACCGCTTCGGAGGTCGCGGGACGCGAGGTCGCAAGCCGCTCCGCCGCGGCGCGCTCGGCGCCGAGGTAGGATTTGAGGAACATGACCGTGCCGCCCGCGACCGCGAGCGCCAGGACGAGCATCAGGATGCGCTTGGGATCCACGCTATCCTCCGTGGTTCAGCAGGTTGAGGGCGACGGCCACCGATCCGACGGCGATGGCGAGTCCGTAGGGCATCCGGCGGCCCAGCGCGCCGCGCGTCGGCGGCGCCGCCTCAGCGGCCGTGTCGTCGGCGGGCGTATCGACCGGCGCCGGACCGGTCGCCGGCACGCCGTCGCCGCCGCTCTGGTTGGCGATGCCGGGGATCAGGAACGCGGCGCCGAGCAGCGCGCCGGCGACCGTGGTGATGAGGACGAACTCGAGGCCGTAGGCCGGCCCGGCCCACAGCGCGGCGCCGGACATCAGCTTGACGTCGCCGCCGCCGAGCAGGCCGCCGGCGAACAGGCC
The genomic region above belongs to Rhodospirillales bacterium and contains:
- a CDS encoding prepilin peptidase; the protein is MSQALLLIDQAVVVGFAVLALLAALSDWTRFRISNRISLSVAGLFVAHAALSLALGQPVSWLLWSIACGLAMFAVGFGLFAGGLLGGGDVKLMSGAALWAGPAYGLEFVLITTVAGALLGAAFLIPGIANQSGGDGVPATGPAPVDTPADDTAAEAAPPTRGALGRRMPYGLAIAVGSVAVALNLLNHGG
- the cpaB gene encoding Flp pilus assembly protein CpaB; protein product: MDPKRILMLVLALAVAGGTVMFLKSYLGAERAAAERLATSRPATSEAVKPALQVLVARTDIRTGQIVKPDDLRWQPWPEGTLSPSYIVEGRRPLSDFVGAVARAPVSAGEPITEGRVVLPGTRGFMAAVLQPGTRAVSVPVTATSGISGFVFAGDRVDLLLTHTITPSKDGEKERYASETILSDIRVIAMDQRLESRPGEPPQIAKTATLEVTPKQSEIITLAQDMGKLSLSLRSLQEPEGEKQEERTFTRDNEVSQLLGAKEGSRGPTPVIAAPAGPSAPPPPVQGEGAVTIIRGAAASAGAAPQGAGASIPGMGGSPIVGVKP